In Bacillus thermozeamaize, a single genomic region encodes these proteins:
- a CDS encoding phosphoribosylamine--glycine ligase: protein MKVLVVGQGGREHALVWKLSQSPRVSRLYCAPGNAGIAELATCVPIGDTDIEGLVRFAKEEGIDLTVVGPEAPLVAGVVDRFEEEGLRIFGPRREAAMLEGSKSFAKAVMEKYGIPTARYQAFEDYEAALRYLREHGAPVVLKADGLAAGKGVTVAMTLEEAKAALERMMREKVFGEAGSRVVIEEFLQGQELSLMAFVDGETVLPMVPVQDHKPVFDGDRGPNTGGMGTYSPTPQLPQSVIEESIRRILQPVAKAMVAEGKPYRGVLYGGLMVTAEGPKVIEFNARFGDPETQVVLPRLETDLLEVLEAVVDGRLDEVNLTWRKEAAVCVILASEGYPGTYSKGRVIQGLFSPEEQQQREVYLFHSGTNRESGQWLTNGGRVLGVTALGQDLAAAREKAYQAIGGIRFEGMHYRRDIGLRGLKEEN from the coding sequence ATGAAGGTGCTGGTCGTTGGCCAGGGAGGCCGGGAACATGCGCTGGTCTGGAAGCTTTCCCAAAGCCCGCGCGTCAGCCGCCTTTACTGTGCACCCGGCAATGCGGGGATTGCCGAACTGGCCACCTGTGTGCCGATTGGAGATACGGATATCGAGGGATTGGTCCGGTTTGCGAAGGAAGAGGGAATCGACCTGACCGTCGTGGGGCCGGAGGCTCCTTTGGTGGCCGGGGTGGTGGATCGTTTTGAGGAAGAAGGATTGCGCATCTTCGGTCCGCGGCGGGAGGCGGCCATGCTGGAGGGAAGCAAATCGTTCGCCAAGGCGGTCATGGAAAAATACGGCATCCCGACCGCCCGCTATCAGGCGTTTGAGGATTATGAAGCGGCGCTGCGTTACCTGCGTGAACATGGCGCTCCCGTGGTGTTGAAAGCGGATGGCCTGGCCGCCGGAAAGGGTGTGACAGTGGCCATGACGCTGGAAGAGGCGAAGGCCGCCCTGGAACGGATGATGCGGGAGAAGGTGTTTGGCGAAGCGGGGAGCCGCGTCGTGATCGAAGAGTTCCTGCAGGGGCAGGAGCTGTCCCTGATGGCCTTTGTGGATGGGGAAACCGTGCTGCCGATGGTGCCGGTGCAGGATCACAAGCCGGTGTTTGACGGCGATCGTGGGCCCAATACCGGCGGCATGGGCACTTATTCGCCGACGCCGCAGCTTCCGCAGTCTGTGATTGAGGAGAGCATCCGGCGCATTCTCCAGCCGGTGGCCAAGGCCATGGTGGCCGAAGGCAAGCCCTACCGGGGCGTCCTCTATGGCGGGCTGATGGTCACTGCAGAGGGGCCGAAGGTGATTGAGTTCAACGCCCGCTTTGGCGATCCGGAGACACAGGTGGTTCTGCCGCGCCTGGAGACCGACCTGCTGGAGGTGCTGGAGGCGGTAGTGGACGGCAGATTGGATGAGGTAAACCTTACCTGGCGCAAGGAGGCGGCCGTCTGTGTCATTCTGGCATCGGAAGGGTATCCCGGTACTTATTCGAAAGGACGCGTCATCCAGGGTCTTTTCAGTCCGGAGGAGCAGCAGCAACGGGAAGTCTACCTGTTCCATTCCGGAACGAACCGGGAAAGCGGCCAATGGCTGACGAACGGTGGCCGTGTCCTTGGAGTGACAGCGCTGGGTCAGGATCTGGCAGCCGCCCGCGAGAAGGCATATCAGGCGATTGGAGGGATCCGGTTTGAGGGGATGCACTACCGGCGGGACATCGGTTTGCGGGGGTTGAAGGAAGAGAATTGA